A genomic segment from Verrucomicrobiaceae bacterium encodes:
- a CDS encoding LLM class flavin-dependent oxidoreductase → MSAIPIRTTDRQCEVAWFSALCSDDYEFLGVPDGALRSNYEHCGDIVRRADALGYQNILLPSGWIAGQDALAFAAAMAPQTQQINQLVALRMGEVWPPMLARALATVDHIAKGRLCINIISSDMPGLKESNEVRYERASEIIQILQGLWRTDGPFEWKGKYYQISLPNTEPAKPYQQNGGPLMYFGGISPAAQELCAKHCDVFLMWPETEDRIAETMRVMSEKAAAHGRQIDFGFRSHVIVRETEKEARAAADHLISRLDTSKGAEIKARSQDSQSAGVLRQDELRAQSKDLYIEPHLWSGIGLARSGCASAIVGDPDQVLAKLNRYMDLGMRAFVLSGYPHLDECDLFAKHVLPRLHTCRLNELQGRRVPDPVTPLTTAERK, encoded by the coding sequence ATGTCCGCTATCCCTATCCGCACGACTGACCGCCAATGTGAAGTAGCCTGGTTTTCTGCTCTATGCTCGGACGATTATGAGTTCCTGGGCGTGCCAGATGGAGCGCTGCGCTCAAACTATGAGCACTGTGGCGACATCGTGCGCCGGGCGGATGCGCTGGGGTATCAGAATATCCTGCTGCCCTCTGGCTGGATCGCGGGCCAGGATGCACTGGCCTTTGCTGCGGCGATGGCCCCGCAGACGCAGCAGATCAATCAGCTCGTCGCTCTGCGCATGGGTGAGGTCTGGCCGCCCATGCTAGCTCGGGCTCTGGCCACGGTCGATCACATCGCCAAAGGCAGGCTCTGCATCAATATCATCTCCTCCGACATGCCGGGGCTCAAGGAGAGCAATGAAGTGCGCTATGAGCGTGCCAGCGAGATCATCCAGATTTTGCAGGGGCTTTGGCGGACGGATGGTCCCTTTGAGTGGAAGGGCAAATACTACCAGATCAGCCTGCCGAACACCGAACCGGCGAAACCTTACCAACAAAACGGCGGGCCGCTCATGTACTTCGGCGGTATCAGCCCAGCGGCACAGGAATTGTGTGCCAAGCACTGTGATGTCTTCCTGATGTGGCCGGAGACGGAGGACCGGATCGCCGAGACCATGCGGGTGATGTCTGAGAAAGCCGCCGCTCATGGACGGCAGATCGACTTTGGCTTCCGCTCCCATGTCATCGTGCGTGAGACGGAGAAGGAAGCGCGGGCGGCGGCAGATCACCTCATCTCCAGGCTCGATACATCGAAGGGCGCTGAGATCAAAGCACGCTCCCAGGATAGCCAGAGTGCTGGTGTGCTGCGACAGGACGAGCTGCGTGCCCAGAGCAAGGATCTCTACATCGAGCCCCACCTGTGGAGCGGCATCGGGCTGGCCCGCAGCGGCTGCGCCAGCGCCATCGTCGGTGATCCTGATCAAGTGCTGGCGAAGCTGAATCGCTATATGGACCTGGGGATGCGGGCCTTTGTGCTCAGTGGCTATCCGCACCTCGATGAGTGCGATCTTTTTGCCAAGCATGTCCTGCCCCGACTGCACACCTGCCGCCTCAATGAGCTCCAAGGCCGCCGCGTGCCAGATCCAGTCACCCCGCTGACGACCGCAGAGCGGAAATAG
- a CDS encoding ROK family protein has translation MRTLKVINQDLNSRIVSLIRHGQATSRGVLADVLNTSPSTMGLYVDDLIARGFLEESGLEQKGVGRPKRLLRILPHSGWFAGIEFTVGRLRALRLDFAGNPVEGHVWSIPEDIHKKQLLRRICEAVDLLRQGAAGPLLGVGAGSPGFVDPDNGRVIYSQFSIDWKQVPLAEILTSEFSVPASVNNNLNAIATAERWFGAGQEMDDFAVIRARNSFGMALIKDRALLPATHHAAGEIGMWPWTSQGGGVGQLQQVLSARAVWLRLTGEKTAPDDLREAFLQLADSSATAGPLWESVIDDFAKALGMVQLIVDSGAFLLHGPLTNLGIRFCDEINARAGVLLPALEHSPINLRPTSLGPDAGALGAAAFAMEAWNIQ, from the coding sequence ATGCGCACTCTCAAAGTCATCAATCAAGACCTGAACTCACGCATCGTCAGCCTCATCCGTCACGGGCAGGCGACCTCACGCGGCGTGCTCGCCGATGTACTCAATACATCTCCCTCCACCATGGGGCTTTACGTGGATGATCTCATCGCACGCGGATTTTTGGAGGAATCCGGCCTGGAGCAAAAAGGCGTCGGCAGGCCGAAGCGCCTCCTGCGCATCCTCCCGCACTCCGGCTGGTTCGCGGGCATCGAATTCACCGTTGGCCGCCTACGGGCTCTGCGCCTAGATTTCGCGGGGAATCCCGTGGAGGGCCACGTCTGGTCCATCCCCGAGGACATCCATAAAAAACAGCTCCTTCGCAGAATCTGCGAAGCTGTGGACCTGCTACGCCAAGGTGCTGCTGGCCCGCTTCTAGGCGTGGGAGCAGGCTCGCCCGGATTTGTCGATCCAGATAACGGCAGGGTGATCTATTCGCAGTTCTCCATCGACTGGAAGCAGGTGCCGCTCGCAGAGATCCTCACGTCCGAATTCTCCGTCCCAGCCTCCGTGAACAACAACCTCAACGCCATCGCCACCGCCGAGCGCTGGTTCGGTGCTGGTCAGGAAATGGACGATTTCGCCGTCATTCGCGCCCGCAACAGTTTCGGCATGGCTTTGATCAAAGACAGAGCCCTACTCCCAGCCACCCATCATGCGGCTGGTGAGATCGGCATGTGGCCCTGGACATCCCAGGGCGGGGGAGTCGGCCAGCTCCAGCAGGTCCTCTCCGCTAGAGCCGTCTGGCTCCGCCTCACCGGCGAAAAAACAGCTCCAGACGACCTACGCGAAGCCTTCCTCCAGCTAGCCGACTCGTCCGCCACCGCCGGTCCGCTCTGGGAGTCCGTCATCGACGACTTCGCCAAGGCTCTGGGCATGGTCCAGCTCATCGTGGATTCCGGGGCATTTCTGCTACACGGGCCACTCACGAACTTAGGCATCCGTTTCTGCGATGAAATCAACGCCCGAGCCGGCGTCCTGCTACCCGCCTTGGAGCACTCACCGATCAATCTCCGACCGACCTCTCTCGGACCCGACGCCGGAGCACTCGGAGCCGCAGCCTTTGCCATGGAGGCATGGAACATCCAATAA
- a CDS encoding DUF1501 domain-containing protein yields the protein MNSPFGLYRREMLRESCAGFGMLALQGLLAGEAAASAVPVANPMAAKRPHFTPRAKRIIFLLMKGGPSQVDTFDPKPLLDRDHGKPPPFALPRVKFAQTGNLLRSPWKFRQYGQSGLPVSDLFPHVAQCVDDLCIIRSMHGTNPAHGGALLKLHTGSDTFVRPSMGAWISYGLGTENTDLPAFITICPTLAHGGVNNWGSAFLPASCQGTPLGNASVTAEQAVVKHITNKRLSPALQRMQLDFASEMNRDHLASVGANQALEARIESFETAYRMQTSMPQLQDIRGESEATRKLYGMDDPLTENFGRQCLMARRFAEAGVRFIQVTHSDGFVQWDQHSDLLKGHSENASEVDKPIAGLLRDLKARGLLEDTLVLWGGEFGRTPVAQGSDGRDHNPHGFTMWMAGGGVKAGTAYGATDDYGYYAAEDKVHIHDLHATILHLMGMNHEKLTYRFAGRDFRLTDIAGEVVKGIMA from the coding sequence ATGAACTCTCCTTTTGGCCTCTACCGCCGCGAGATGCTGCGCGAGTCCTGCGCTGGTTTTGGCATGCTTGCGCTCCAGGGTTTGCTAGCGGGCGAGGCAGCGGCCTCTGCCGTCCCTGTGGCCAATCCCATGGCAGCGAAGAGGCCCCACTTCACGCCTCGGGCGAAGCGGATCATCTTTCTCCTCATGAAAGGCGGCCCCTCACAGGTCGATACCTTTGACCCGAAGCCGCTGCTGGATCGCGACCATGGGAAGCCGCCGCCCTTTGCGCTACCGAGGGTGAAATTCGCCCAGACGGGCAATCTGCTACGCTCGCCGTGGAAATTCCGCCAGTACGGTCAAAGCGGTCTGCCGGTGAGTGATCTCTTCCCTCATGTGGCGCAGTGCGTGGATGATCTGTGCATCATCCGCAGCATGCATGGGACCAATCCCGCTCACGGTGGAGCCTTGCTGAAGCTGCACACGGGCAGCGATACCTTTGTGAGGCCGAGCATGGGTGCATGGATCAGCTATGGTCTAGGTACGGAGAATACGGATCTACCCGCCTTTATCACCATCTGCCCTACCCTGGCCCATGGTGGCGTGAATAACTGGGGCAGCGCCTTCCTGCCTGCGAGCTGCCAAGGCACGCCGCTGGGCAATGCCAGCGTCACCGCCGAGCAGGCAGTGGTGAAGCACATCACGAACAAGCGGCTCTCCCCTGCCCTACAACGCATGCAGCTCGATTTTGCCTCGGAAATGAATCGAGATCACCTAGCCTCTGTCGGTGCCAATCAGGCCCTGGAGGCGCGGATCGAGTCCTTCGAGACCGCTTATCGCATGCAGACATCCATGCCACAGCTCCAGGACATCCGTGGCGAGAGTGAGGCCACCCGGAAGCTCTATGGCATGGATGATCCGCTGACGGAAAACTTTGGCCGTCAGTGCCTCATGGCGCGGCGATTTGCAGAGGCAGGCGTGCGCTTCATCCAGGTCACGCATAGTGATGGTTTTGTGCAGTGGGACCAGCACAGTGATTTGCTCAAAGGGCACAGCGAAAATGCGTCCGAGGTGGACAAGCCTATCGCAGGCCTGCTGCGTGATCTGAAGGCGCGTGGACTGCTAGAGGACACCCTGGTGCTCTGGGGCGGTGAGTTCGGTCGCACGCCTGTGGCCCAGGGCAGTGATGGCCGTGATCATAATCCGCATGGCTTCACCATGTGGATGGCGGGTGGCGGGGTCAAGGCGGGCACCGCCTACGGTGCCACCGATGACTACGGTTACTATGCCGCAGAGGATAAAGTCCACATCCATGACCTGCATGCCACGATCCTGCATCTCATGGGCATGAATCACGAAAAGCTGACCTACCGCTTCGCAGGCCGTGACTTTCGCCTCACGGACATCGCCGGTGAGGTGGTGAAAGGTATCATGGCCTGA